The Rattus norvegicus strain BN/NHsdMcwi chromosome 2, GRCr8, whole genome shotgun sequence nucleotide sequence GGTAGGAGATTAATTCAAAGGTCATCTTCATAGGCATAACAgttttccctgtgtagacccACCGTTTTAGCTGTGGGTACCAAACGGCCCCCATTTTCTGTAGGAGCTTTGTGTCCTCCGTGGTGTAGAGCCAACCGGTCTGTTCCAGCTGTGGAGACGTGGGTTGATCTTGGTCTTTTAAGGACAGAACTTGGGTGCCCATGGCGGCCTCACGCGCTGAGTCAGCTAGCCGATTTCCCCGTGCCTCGGGGCTGTGTcccttctgatgccctgggcaatgtataatgctcagtttttttggtaggaacagagctgccaggagggccagaatttcagtcttgtacttaatgtccttaccctcagatgtgagcagccctcttCTCCGGTAGATCTCTCCATGGATGTGTGCCGTAGCAAAGGCatagcggctgtctgtatatacattcagcCTCTTACCTTCTGCCATTTTGAGCGCCTGGGTTAAGGCAATGAGTTCAGCCCGCTGTGCGGAGGTACCAACAGGCAAGGTGCTTGCCCAGATCACTTTGTCCTCGGTAGTGACCGCGGCTCCAGCTTTCCATTCCCCGTTCACCAAGTAGCTGCTACCATCGGTGTACCACGTATGGTCAGCATCCTGGAGAGGTCGGTCCGATAGGTCTGGTCTGGATCCATGTACTTCTGCAAGGATCTGCAGACAGtcgtgctgttctgcctcctctggcaaaggaagcagagtggctgggttgagAGCGACCACGGGCCCAAACTGGACCCGTTCCGCATCCAgtagcaaggcttggtagtgggtcatgcagGAATTTGAGAGCCAGCGGTCAGGGGGCTGTTTTATCAAAGCCTCCACTGCATGGGgtgccaggatggtgagtggctgacCCAAGGTCAACTTCCCAGCGTCTTTAGTTAGGACAGCAATGGCTGCCACCattctcaggcatggtggccaactggaggccacagggtctaatttcttagacaggtaggctaccgggcgcttccagggtcccagtttttgtgttaggacccccttagcatacccttgtttctcatccacaaatagttcaaagggcttggtgatgtctgggagacccaaggcaggggagaACAGCAAGGCCCGTTTAATGTTATCAAATGCCTCCTGTTGTTCTGccccccactggaagagcaccccctgtttagtgagagggtacaagggggctgccatcttggcaaacccaggaatctagaggcggcagaatcccgccgttcctaggaattcccgtagctgtcggccatttcttggggctgggatgttggccacggtctgtttcctagctggagtcagccatcgctgtccgtcccttagttgatagcctaaataagtaacctgggtctggcaaatttgagcctctctggcagaagctcgatagcccaatcgccccaaagtctgcaagagggattctgttcCCTGGTGGCATGCTGTCTCAGACGTGGCCCCTAGAAGAAGGTCATCAACAAACTGAAGTGGTATAAGAGTGGGGTGCTGGACTCGAAAGTCAGCCAAGTCCCGgtgtaaggcctcatcaaagagcaTTGGGCTGTTTTTGAAACCCTGTGGTAACCTTGTCCAAGTCAACTGTCCCGAAAGCCCTATTTCAGAATctttccactcaaaagcaaataagggctggctttctgggctcagccggaggcagaagaaagcatccttcagatctaagaccgtataccaagtatgggtgggaggcagggtgctgagtaggttataagggtttgggacagttggatgaatatcttctactcttttgttgacctctctcaaatcttgtaccggcctatagtctccagtgccgggcttcttaacaggtagcagaggcgtattccagggtgaccggcaagggactaggatgccttggtcTAAGAGCCTTCTGATATGTGGCTTTATACCCTGATAGGCTTCCCATGACATGGGGTACTGTTTAATGGAGACAGGAGTCGCGGTGGCCTTTAACTGGATAATTAGGggaggctgttggagcgccaaccccatcccgccAGTCCCCGCCCAGGCCAGTGGGAATTTCGTGACCCAAAAGTCTATTTCTAGAGATTTTGGCTTGTCCTGTTCTGgttcatataatctatattcatcttctaactgaagggttaaaatctGAAGAGGAGTACCGCGGGGCCCGGTTACTTGGgtccctccttcttcaaaatggatctgagcttttaatttggtaagcaagtcacagcccagcagagggtatgggcagtccggaacatgtaagaaggaatgggtcaccttaccagtagccagctgaacccgtcgATCTGTAGTCCAACGGTAACTCTTGCTGCCagtggctccttgtacccaggccgtccggtcgctgagttgtccaggggcctgggtgaggactgagtgctgggctcctgtgtccaccagaaaggtgactggctgccccccaacttcaagagttatcctgggctcaggggggggctcctggccctgacctccctaatcttcatCTAGGGCCAGGAGGGAGGTCTGTGGGCGGGGTCTTCGGAGCCCGCTGGGTTTCTTAGGGcaatctctggcccagtgtcctctttctttgcagtaagcacattgatccttatctagctttggcccctttcgaactcccaccctctctccccttttctcttgaccctgaactacggcggccaagattcgactcaactctctgcttcttttttggtctctctcatccttttctctacgtactctatcttccttttcttcttgtgtctctctcttgttataaattctttctgcctccttaagtAAATCCTGCAATGTATACCCTTGTAAATCTTCTAGTCTCTGTAGCTTGGCCCTGATATCTGGtgctgcctgccagatgaaggacatggagacatttgtcatttgtcctggatCATCTGGATCATAAGGGGTATACATGTGATAagcttccttaagtctctctaggaaggctgagggagtctccgcagcctcttgtaccacttgtttcacctgagccaaattggtggggcgtcgtgccgcccctcggagacccgctaggagcaactggcgataaaggcgtaggtgtctccTACCTTCAGCCGTGGTGAAATCCCAATCAGGTCTCGTAAGTGGGAATGCGTCATCGATCTCTTCCGGGAGCAAGGTGGGGTGTCCATTGTCCCCcaaaacatgtttcctggcctctaagagcactctctgcttctcctcagaggtcaggagggcctgtaaaagttgctgtatatcatcccaagtgggctgatgggtaAGCAAGACAGATTCTATCAGGTCGGTGAGAGCCACCGGATCCTTAGAAAAGGGGgaggttgtgttgtttccagttatatatGTCGGCCGCTGAGAACGGCCAGTATTGCGTCTGGCCGCCAGCCCCTTGTCTAAGCGGAAaggcctgggaggtggagtctggTGCCACCTCGCATCGTCCCTGCAGTCTTCCAGCCACAGGGGAAGGGGCCGCCTTGTGTCGCGGTCTAGCAGGcggctccacttcctcttctctgggtggggctgtaggtacagggtatggaggaggttcttccaacaggagatctataaggggggaatttgggtcctctgggaggacaggtttcgggggagggactttgggagactcttccttagttagagcaggatagagagaggtagaagcaaccaaagggtcaggtgggctcggggaaacaggtttaggggaaacaggaagccaattcgggtccacaaaGGGTTCTGCCCAAGGAGGAGGGCTAAATGCCAAGCTCTCCCAGGTGACAATGTAGGGCACCTGGTCAGGGTGTCCGTACGGCTTCTGGCGGAAAATCAGGTCCTTAACCTGCAAAATAGTGGTCTTGTTAAAAGTGCCATTCACCGGCCATCCCACATcgtaagtgggccactcggacgtgcagagggtctgccattttcctttcttgatctcgACCGACTGATCACGTGCTCGGTCTCGGACGTCCTTCCAATGGTCTAGAGTGAGACTCAGGGGGGTTGTTAGCGATTGTCCCATGGTAGCTTTAAAGAAAATTAGGGCACAAATTAGACAGACAAATCCAATGATCAGACAAATAACAGACAGACGCGCCGCGCGGCTTCGacgtaaaacccaaaacaaagagtcagatggaggtgctGAGGGTCCTGGACCTTCTCCTCCAACCAAAACCACGTATCCCTCCGATACGGGCTGAGCCCCAAAGAACCGGGCTCcagacacccttggaacgtcttccagggctgtggGGGGAGAAGTCcaagctcgtcagctccttctctgacccAACCAAACGGAGGCGCTGAGGGTCCTGAACCCTGAGACACCGAAGGCCCTGGGCCTTCTCCTCCGACCAAAACCCAGATCTGAGTCCAAAACTGAGACGAACTGAACACGTGCacaggacaagacaagacaagacagggcAAGACACGACAgatgccggccggcttacctcccggtgggtggtcggtgatctctgggcggaggatctCCAGGTCCCGGGCGAGCCCCCAaaatgaaagacctccggagaggacctttccctcaggaggagaccccaagtgcccaatgaccgagctgaggccactcggatgcaatcagcaagagggtttattggaaaacacaggtacctgcgggcacacagtctcttcggaggacttgcgcgccgagcagctccagcatggggcttttatagagtttggggaagcagaagcgggcgtacagaagcagatgcatagttacagggattggtggatttaaacgaggcatatagacatgttcacatatgattggtgatttcacatgatgaggtaataaggtatagctacacacattggcaggtttgcatcatattcgaatgaggttgtaacatggtaaaagagtacgtgagggctgggacgtcctgaatgtcaggggctaggggcttatcccttcctgccagacccggtactcctagtctgttctgtattcctttccttttatggtctgttagttttaacggtgactcggccctaggtacctgggcgtgcctgggcttgttcaagcctgttgcagctctgagttaagactcatggggtgggtctttcattctGAAGTGTCTGTGAAGACTCCTGGGTGTTCTGAACCTTTCCAAGACATCTCTCCTCAAAGCTATGGCAGCTCCAGTGAACCACTTCACCCTTCCTGGGAAGACAAGAGGACAATGTCATAATTCTCTGAGGACATTTTTCTGGCTCTGAGTGGAAGTTGAGCAGCTTAAGATCTTGTAGAAGAGAAAGTTATCTTTAGATTCTAAGGTAAAGTTGTAAATATTTAACCAATGCCAACTCacttattttcttctcttctgcagAGAATCCTGATACCCTAGAACACCTTCAATAAAGTCTAGGCTCTTCTTACACAATCCCCTTGTGGGGTGTGCTCACACTACATATaaaattgtttctctttctttttctacatacGAGCTATAAAGGAAGCTGGAGCTGCTGTTATGATGAGTACAGAGTTAGGAGATGATTAGTAATGagtaaaaaaaacaattatttttaaagcattaagCACTCCAATATAGATGTAGTAGGTTGAGTTTCACATCAACGAACACTGGAAATGAGCTAATGTTATCCTGATGCCAAAGACAAAGTCTGACATCACCAGAAAACCCTGAGCTCGGAGCAAAATGTTATCCTCCCTTTACCTGATTGGCTTCTCCTTCTTTGACCTTGTCTGGAGAGCTTGAAATTCCTAGATACGAGACCTGTGGAATGTCACATAGATGTGGTGTGATTATaggtttatttcttttctcctgatAAGAACCCAGTCAGCAAGCACCTTCATTTCCTAGAatgccccacccctaccccatgcTACTCAGGCATCTCACTACctaagccttcagccaatgacttGTCCACCCCTGAATATTCATATCCTCTTCCGCATAACTATATACCCCTTCATTCACCCTGAGTAAAGTTAATCTGTCTCCCCAAAGCTGACCCTGAAGATGTCTGTCATCTCCATTGTATTTATTCATGGGCCATCTGAAACCCACTTTGTCCACTCTGTTCTCTTTGTCCTAGTGGGATTGTGGCCAACAACcccagggagaagagaaaggaggagattTTCTCTGACCTGCCCTCCCCCAGTGGAGAATAAAAAGTGATTGCATTAGAGGGGAGATGAGGAAAGTGTCATCTGAGCAAAGGATGCCCCTTTCACTGCAGCCAGCTCCGTACCCTTGCCCTTCAGGCTTATTTCCAAACCTCCAGTGTCACTTTCTAGGTTTCTACTCTGGCATCATTCCCTTAGGTCACTAGTACTCATGGGAGTAGGTTGTAGGAAATGACATCTGAGTGCTGAGGGGTTAAATACAGTCTTTCTCCTAGAATGTTAATAGCTACTTGCAGTTTGTTTGACTGACTGCTCGGCTTAGTCAACCACAAGGCTCAACATGTAGTAAAAGAACTGAATCTGTCTTcgtgtgttttgcattttctttaaagtttttacATGTAATTCTGAGACTTTATCTCCATGTGTTGGTGAAAAACTTAATTTGACTTGTGCCTTGTCATCTATGAAGCTTTGGATAGTACCAAAATATAATGATGATCCTATCAAACACTGgtaattcatatattttattgccaaaataattttattctatcCCAGATGTTTCCTTTATGTCTCAGGTTCTCAACTGTATTCGAAGAACAAAGATTTATGGTCCAATAAATAATTCTTTGACATTGTCTaatgttaaaaatatttctagttATGAGTCTTTCAGTCGTACCGCCAGATAAATATTATAGAATTTGTATTATTCATGGTGTTTTAGATTCATTATCTAAATAAAGTTATTGGAGGAAAATATCACTAAAGTTTTTTAGTTTTCCCTTTATTGACACTATTTCTGGGTGGGCATTTTTATGAGTTTAGCTGCTCCTACATTTTAGTATAAGCCTCATAAATACTGCAAAATAATATCTATTTCTCATCAaaaaatattatctttaaaaaaggTGAAATCACACTCAGATAATCTATCATGGGTATTATAAAACACATGGCTTAGCCTGATAGTGAACCCACACTTTTGACCTCTGTAGCAGGCATCCCATCCGTATGCtacacagacagaaagaacacTCTTAGCTGAAGTGTAACTCATCTTTTCATTGATATGTGAATTGCTCTATTAAATTTCTCTTGAGAATGTGTCTATAGCGTAATGTCTTAAACTTTGCCTAAGTGTGCTGTGTACTTGCTACATCCCTCCGAGGAATCTCTGCACTTAGTGGGCTTTCATGACTGATTATGTTACTCAGCACTCTCAAGTGTGAATTGAAACCAGAGTGATCTTTATAAAAATGATGGCTGAATTCATCAAAGAAGCAGTCTTTTCTTTCTAGTAAAATTTAGAAGTTTGAAAATTACACTTTCAGTTCTTGTGGTCACTGACATGAATGATTTTAGAGTCTGAGGTGATTTAATGTTTGGGTCtaagaaattgaaataatgtTATTCATTTCTTTTGAAGTACTAAAATGAATTGTGCTATAGAAAATTATAGAAATTCCATAAAAAGTATTTAAGAATGCAAAGTACTCTTATTCCCAAACACTCTCGCACACCCCTGTCACTTTTCCTTAACTTCAAAGAGTAGCAGGCCTTCTAAATGTGGTCTTGTCCAGGCAGGGCTCAAGAGAATGGTGTCTGCAACAAAAATGCAGAACAATTTAGGAGAAACCTTAAACACCAGCTGAAAGAGTGCATTAAAATGCAGAAGAAATTTTACAAAAACGAAATCTTTTATAACAACACAGCAAAGATTTAAATCATTGTAACTGGGGATGGTTTTGTCTCACTGTATCGTTCTGTTTCTCACATCCAGAGACATTATAAAGTAAATGTAGCATTCTGCTATAATTTCTACCAGCATATGCTATTACTTCTTTTGATCAAACCTTCCAAGGAAGAGCTCATCCAGGCACATCGAGCCATTCTCCTGCATACAATTTCTCTAGTTATTTTATAGCACATAATTTAATGGAGCTCTTTCTCACCCTCTCCTGTGTCCAGCTGAGCATAACACCTCCCAGCCATCCAATCTTCATTTTCACAAGTGAACTAAATTGTACTAATATGACAAAAGAATCTAAAACTATCTGTAATGCCTCTGCTTTTTAATAAAACTCACATAGGTATGTTCAGTAATATTTGAATGCATGAAAAGTGGTTTCTCTCTGAAAGCAAAATGATTCTTTTTCACATGACACCAGAGAAATAACTAATGCATTGTTTGTCATTAAATATAGAGAAATATTGGGCACATAATAGAAATTCTTCTAataattttaatcaaaatattttaaatgaatagtAATTCATGCCAAAGAGAGGTTGTTATTGAGTTGCATAGAGGGTTAACAATATCTACTATGCTATGCTCGACCAATTTCAGAATGACTTggctgtattttaaaaaattttaaaatgatgattCATTGTTTCATTGAAGTTTCTAGAATATAGAAATGTATAGTTTTAaacttaaaagagagagagattatgttTAGTGACGTCATAACTATTCGGTAAACTGAAACACAGCCTAATTTCATtcacactttaaaaattatttttctttgattttatattgttatatatttacTTGATTTTATATAGGAAAAATGACTTCAGCAATAGTTTCAAAATCTCAtcatctttcctttgtttcttttcatttttttttagctagtacttttgagaattttgtagATTGTATTTTGAGCATATTCAACCCCTCCTCAAActtctccagccccctcctctaCCTACTGATGTAACTctgatgtctttttaaaaacaaaacaaccctcccccaccctggAGTCCAATTTGTACTGTTTAAATAttgttgggtatatgcccatccACTTCAACATGTTCCAGATGACCTTCTCTTAAagaaaacactctctctctccctctccctctctctctctccctctctctctctctctctctctctctctgtgtgtgtgtgtgtgtgtgtgtgtgtgtctgtctgtctgtcgtccaGAAGCTAAGAGTTGCTAATAGCTCCTTAGCTGGGAAATGCTAGAATTTGGTGTGTCTTGAGCTTGCATAATTCATGTGTATGCTGCCACCATCACCTTGAGTTCATATATATAGTTGCCCTACTACATCTGGAAGATAATCTTTTCTTAAAGTTTTCTACTGTCtatgactcttacaatctttcaaaaatacatatttatttatcaaCATCTTtatgtttcctgtttcttctttaagtaggAATGAgaatagaaaaaaggaaaaagaagtagaTGATTTTTTGCCTTTGTTGTTTAGGTCCTTATGAGATGAtctatttaaaattactttattgCAACTTTGCCTACCACATAAACCTAAATAATTTCCTGGTGACATAATCAATGTGTGCACAAAGAGTAAAAAGGAGGAAATTGATGTTGGACATGGCAGGCACTAGGACTTGAGTTCAGAACCTAAGTAAAAGCCACCTATTGTAGCTCATGCTTCTGAGAAGGCAGAGAGTTTTGAAAGTCACTAGTCCAACTAGTTAATCTACCTCACCAGTTGTGGGTCAATgggagagactgtctcaaggAGAGAAAAAGGCAGAAAGTACCTTATGAATGAATGACATTAGAGGTTTTCCTCTGCCTTTGACATGTACAAACATGGGcgccatacacacacatgaacacacatatatacatacatactatacatacatacacccatatGCATAGactttacttttttgtttctatgGAGAACTGCCAGTTCCattgtgtttgcttgtgtttgtgtttgttttaaatgttaaGTCTTATCATACTACACTAACTCTTACTATGCCCCTCCTCAGCCCTCAGTTCTGCTAAACTTCCTTTATCACATTAGCTCCATTTTGAACATAGTATCAAAACCCTCTCATGTCTTCCTCTAATCTGATAGATGTATAAACATTTGccttagaattttatgaaatcattgttttttttcttttcttttattagatattttctacatttcaaatgttatcccctttcctggtttcccctctggaaacccactatcccatcctccctctccatacttctatgaggatgctcctcctccacccacccactcaatgccttggcattccccttcaTTGGGGAAacaggccttcacaggaccaagggcttctcctattgatgccagacaatgctattctctgctctatatgtggctggagccatgggtccctctatatGTACTCTTtcatggtggtttagttcctgggagctccgGGGTGTCTGGTtgtttgctattgttgttcttcttatggagttgcaaagcccttcagctccttcagtcctttctctaactggtCCATTGggaaccccgttctcagtccaatggttggctgtgaccaTCAGTCTCTGTatatgtcatgctctggcaaagcctctcaggagacagctaaatcaggttcctgtcagcaagcacttcttggcatccacaatagtgtctgggtttggtgtttgtatacgggatggatccccatgtatggtagtatctggatggcctttctttcagtctctgttccacaccttgtctccatatttcctcccttgcgtattttgttcccacttctaagaagaactgaagcattcacactttggtttttgttcttcttgagcttcatgtggtctgtgaattgtatcttgggtagacATAAagcaacccatggctctagccacatatgtagcagaggatggccttgtcagacatcaatgggaagagaggccttttgtcttgtgaaggctagatgcccagTTGTACAGGAATGACAGGATAGGGAAGCAGGAGTgagtgggaaaccaggaaaaggaataacatttgaaatgtagaaaatatccaataaaagaaaaaagcaatgacttcatgaaattcttaggcaaatggacagaattagaaaatatcatcctgagtgagggttACTTTGTAAAGCAGTCACAAAAGaggacacatggtatgcactcactgataagtgactattagcccaaaagctcagaacgTCCTCACATTCTTGACACTATCAGATGGAGTCACCCTTGTTTCACCTAGAAAGCCTCTCCTGCATATTTTCTTATACCCATGACTTTTAAATGACAAGATCCTTCCCTCTTCCACACAACTGCCCCCCTACTGTAATTTTGCAACAGTGAGCCATGACATCAATGGTTAGTGTTCCACTTTAGATAAGCAATTACAACCTGTGTGGtgacattaacagaacaaagaattGTATGCAGATAATTATCAGAAGAACTCTTCTTTTATAATATGCACTTAGAGTTGTCAACTGAAGCCTGTTCCTATGAGCTATGTCAATGGGGAAAGCTTCAGGCTGTGAGTGTGAAAGCAGAAGGAGAGATGATATAAAGAACGATGAATGTAAGGAGACTTTACAAAGCAAGAGCAGGGCTGCCATGCTAGTTAATGGTAGATATAATCTAAAATATTGGACACTGGGCATTTTGTTAAGTGACATAGAATCTGATATGTGAGCTATCTTTGCGAAAATTTCTATTGAAACAAAAGcatgattttaaataaaacaatttttgaacTAAACTTGTTTTTTTACCTTTGAGACAAATGATAATGCAAgttttacatatatgtattacTCATAATTTCTGAAATTTGATATGAATGTTTGCATGTTTGGTGGTGTTCtgagttagagtttctattgctgtgataaaacactattaCAAAAATTAACTTGTGGGATAAAGGAGTTATGTCATCTGATATTTCCACATCATAGAAAATCACTGTAGGAAGTCAGGGTTGGAACACAAGGCAAGAAACTTTtggacagaaactgaagcagggaccatggagaaacactgcttGCAGGTTTCCTCTTCTTGGTTTGCTGAATGTGCCTTCTTTTACATCTTGGGACAACTTGACCAGGAGTAGCAGCACCTATAATGAGCTGGGTCTTTCCATAtcaattgctaattaagaaaattactATAACCTGAATTTATGGAGACATTTTTTCGATTGACATTCCTTCTTACcaaatgactctaacttgtgtcaaattAACATAAAACCAGCTAATAGAATGGGGTTAAGATTTCTGTTCATACTGTTCATAAAAGGAAATTTAGTTTGGATTCCTTGCAGTTTGTGCTCTGTGGAACAGTGACAATCACATGACACTACTTCTTGAGTTTTTCTAGTAAATGTCTAGAACATATTTCAAGAAAAGGAGTAGTAGGCTTCTCAAGGGAAAACTacatctcagaaagaaaaggaaccagCCAGAGAAGAGATTATGCAATGTGTGAAAAGAGTGTGGGAGaggatgtcttagttacttttcctatttgctatgataaaatactctgacaaaagcaacttaaaggagaaatggtttattttgactcacaatTAGAAGTTTCAGTCTGCCATGATGAGGAAACCAACCAGCAGAAGCTTGAGGCAGATAGCTGCATCACATTCACAGtcaagaatcagagaaagacaaatGCATGTTTCTGTTCCTGTTCAGTTGTCTTTGTCTGTCTTGCTGTCCAGTATCCCAGTTGGGGAGTAGTAATGCCCAAAGTTGTCATGTGCCCTATTGTCGTGTCTGTCCCACAGACATGGCCAGAGACCATGTTCCAGGTGAGTCTAGATTCTAGCAAATTGACAGTTAACAAGAGCTGTCACAGATTTGAATTGATAAATTAAAGTTCGAATGATGATACCCAGAAAGAGCTACTTAGAGATTTGCCCAGAAAATCTTATGAGTGGGGGTAGGTCCAGAAATAGATCTGCTGCCAACCATTCCTCAATTTATCAATTCTTAAAAGAGAAGGTAGTATGCAAATGGAACAATgaaatctatattttattataacttaaaatagatgtcttcaatcgaagtttttttaaagagttgTGGTATTATAATTTTACAAGCATATTTAGTGAATAAATAGTATGTTGATATAACactatgaagtgtgtgtgtgtgtgtgtgtgtgtgtgtgtgtgtgtctgtgtctgtgtctgtgttcctgTCCTTAAAATCTCATCTTAGTTAAATAACCAGGAAAACCTTTAAAGTCTTTATTTATAGGCAGGAAAACATAGATAAATAAGTGAATggctgaaggaggaagaggaagatgatgacgagaaggaagacaaggaggagaaggaagtggagaaaaAGGATTGTGAGGAAGAGGAAGTCAATCAATGGCTGataatcatttttgttgtttttattgagtTACTTAAGACATTTTTAGTTAAGTTCCTTCCTCTAAAGTAAGGACTGTAGAGTCTATTCTAAGCACACTGTGCCTAGGATGAAATAATCCTTTCCCCAAATGCCAGGAAAGCACCAAAACTATTTTTACTTCTAGAATACAGACACTGGAATATAGAAGTTATTGTCTTATGCAGTATTATTTTTacacaaaaataatacaaaaattttctctattttctgttaAATAGAGAACACAACTCATAGTCTGGGACCCCAGGGAACAGAAAGGGGTGGATGGCAGCACAATCTATTCCTGGACCTGCCCCGACTCATAGGATGTTTCTGACAGATCTCTAAATAACTCTGT carries:
- the LOC134485788 gene encoding uncharacterized protein LOC134485788 translates to MVAAIAVLTKDAGKLTLGQPLTILAPHAVEALIKQPPDRWLSNSCMTHYQALLLDAERVQFGPVVALNPATLLPLPEEAEQHDCLQILAEVHGSRPDLSDRPLQDADHTWYTDGSSYLVNGEWKAGAAVTTEDKVIWASTLPVGTSAQRAELIALTQALKMAEGKRLNVYTDSRYAFATAHIHGEIYRRRGLLTSEGHQKGHSPEARGNRLADSAREAAMGTQVLSLKDQDQPTSPQLEQTGWLYTTEDTKLLQKMGAVWYPQLKRWVYTGKTVMPMKMTFELISYLHKLTHLGLKKMKTLLRREEIDTYLLGRDQALREVTESCRACAQVNPGKAKIGQGVCPRGHRPGTHWEIDFTEIKPGMYGHKYLLVFIDTFSGWVEAFPTKHETAKVVTKKLLEEIFPSTSSGPTNRAERHLETSSRGLPRQA